The sequence below is a genomic window from Silene latifolia isolate original U9 population chromosome 7, ASM4854445v1, whole genome shotgun sequence.
cgtagatggaaatttctctaccaaaacagcaacttggttagcgcaaggtttgttcgatcaagctcttgacaaatgtgaatttcagtggatttggaaattgaatattcctcctaaattgaaattttttctttggaaagcatgtgttgacggccttccaacgaaaagtagacttctcaagagtcatattgatgtcccacctcattgtgttaTGTGCAACAACCCTATTGAAaataaagatcatttcttttacgaatgtcccttgattaggtctgtcatccaagacctgaacattattagtttcaacgagtttttgtcaaattatgatactaTTATAAGTCAAAattttctaacgaaacttaattatctcaaggatttaatttcaaaagatgactttataaagattatctttatttggtggaatgcatggttccatagaaatgatattatctttaataatgttaatttaagtatcagcaaacttattactttatgtaataatagcactaagacatggaatgtgactagatttaaggatctcaacaatcccgaggtagaagagtcagctagaaacaattctagtaaggaagagatttggtgggaaaaacctacaaacggattcctaaagctaaattttgacggatccagaatagaaggtaataaagctgctttaggatattctttaagagatcacaatggtaaagtcgttttgttgggagcaaaaaagtgcggatccaatagtatccttgttgcggaagcacttgctttaaaagaaggtattttagcagctaaatacttaggaatctcaaagttaattgtggagggtgataacttatgtgttattaactcgattcgaggtacttggcaaattccgtgggaaatttctagtattatcaaggatgtgaaattagaccttcattttttcgatgaagtgataattaaacattgcttccgtgaagccaacaaggttgctgacttcatggcttcagttggacattcatgtccaactctttcgaggtggtttgatagccggtggcttcaacttacctccctcattcgaaaggatgagataggttggtcctaccctagaggatcaacctagttttcttacctaatcaaaaaaaaaaaaaaaaaaaaaaaaaaagtgggttAGCGAGTTTCACATTCATTATCCACAACAAAATCTATGTATAAAACGAATAGCTAACCTAACAATAATATTAACACTCCCTCGAAATCTTGAATCCTCAATTCTCATTATGACGTTTGAATCTCTAgttgttccgggtataattccggagcaggatttgtttaccacgtaagcttgatgaatgacgtctttgcttgtttcttcctttcggcctctcctgaaacaatgaacaaactgagggctcggcttggtaccgagcgtactcactccgacgttcaagtcagtaaacttaaagagattaagttgtgtgttacttggcaaagtatattgtagagagataagggagtttataccagattaatagtgagtttatggatgaattattgtggatcgttttctcaatgaggattgaagagtatttatagactttcaccttttgtcacgtagtgaccaagtggttagcaggtggaaagactgttctaccctcggtcgAGGGACCCATGGCGGCCGCGAGCTGGTTGACTCCATCttggggacttggatgtgagtacgcggatatgcctctcggccggctagttgccgagaccgagacccaagtgacaggccgacatgttgcgtcggttaggctgtctgatacgttgacttgctgtggatatctttgaccttgctcaatatgttgactcggtcagcgggtgcaaaatatgccccatcactagtAATTATCTACTTCGACTTTATTAATATCTCCTTTTTAAAAATCGAGTACTCCATAGAATTAGCTGAACCAGTACTTGTGCACATCTGATTATTCAGTTATCACACATACTCGGAATTTACCTAGTATATACACGTCAGATAAAATACTACATCTAAAAAAAAGATGATTTTCGTAGTACGTATTTTACTCAATACAATACACATCTCCCCATTGTACCCTTTGCATTTCGTACCCACTATATACatctgaaaaaaaagaaaaaaaaaacgctcCATCAACCTTCAGGCCGTCACCATCAAATTAAACAACTACTTTCCCCCGACAACCACCCTTCCTCTACTCCTTTGCCACAACCATCTCCCCTTCGCCATTGTCGTATAACGACAATTGTGGGCCAGCCTATGGGTGACAAAGCATCACCACCAATCCTTCTCTTCCAGTGATGTCACACTCTCCCCTCCCCTCATCGACAGCAAGCACATCCCCCCTCCTCCGACGAATCTACCAATAGTTCAACAAAAACTaaccttaaattcaccaatttttTGGTGAATTTAATTCATAAGTAtgcatttaacaattaaatatcttTTAAAATTCAAACTATAGTTTATAATTGAATAAATTTGATTAGTTTGACATATTGTGCGATTTCTAATCGAGAAAATTAAATTTAGAGATAATTTTAACCAAGGGCATATAAATGAAAATTATCGCACAAAATGTACTGAAATTAGAAAAAAACTACATCGCGGAAATAAACTATGAAAAGTAATTAAATACAAAGTACTCCTATTgtttttaacattttttttttttgtaataacGAGATATATGACCGTATTCCCTATCGACAATTGAGACAATCTCCCTCGAAATACTAAAGGCTAACTTAAAGAGTAGCTACTACTAACATTGGAAATTGATAGTCTTCAATTCTTCATCAATAAGCTGCCTGACGACGATTGACCACTAGACCGACCCTTTAACATACTTTcccagaaaaaaaaaacaattaaaaaacatAATCAAACCCGCCAAATAAAACCCCCAACTTTAACCCTTTTAACCTTTACCCAAATTCACACTTTACTCTTTCATTATTAGTTGTTGAGAGAGAGCACAATGAATCGTGGAGGTCGTGGTAATTCAAGAGGCGGTAAATCGCAGGGCTCATGGCGTCCTAAACCTGCTGATTCTTCTCCTAATAATCAAACCCCTGTAATTATCTATTCTCttcttattattttttaattgtttttactcTATTTTCTGTATTttgttatttttaaataattacTCATATAATTGATCTGCCCAgttttttcttttgttgttttatGCACAAATTGGTGAACTTTTCCCGGTTGCAATTTGCAATTAGTCTCTTGTGAAACGGTTTTACAAATTATCGTAAAGTCATCCACTATGGACACTTCTACCCCCATGGTATGGAGTACTCCgtttcggtcatttgttgtccttttattttggcacaaaaaccaaggAAATAGGGGatgaccaattactaaatgacatgtggaccaAATTGAATTGAATGTGAAAGACCAAATTGTTAATCAaatgcattcctaaaatagaaatgacaacaattgacGGAATAGGACAATAAATGACTGGGAGTCTGGGACGTAGGGAGTATTTGTTAACCGTTATTTTAAATGCAGTTATTGAGGAATTCGTTACCGGTAATGATATAAGGTACACTAAGAAAAAATTCccgaaattttaactaaaaattctgaaaatttcatCCGCCAGGGGCGAGTGCCCCTGCTAGCCACCCCTAGCTCCACAACTGCTGCTAGCTCCACTTAGTTCCGCCACTGGTCATGAGTAACAACAGTCACTCGTCCAATGACTTTACCTGATAATCAACCTCATATCAGTAGCAATTTCGGAGTGTTGACGGTCTCCAGTTTGATTGTTGATTTAGTCATTCACATGTGGTTTATGGTTTCGATTTATATGTAATAGCTGCCTTGTCATGACACAGGTCCGAGATAACGATAACGTGTCTGCTGGTGGGAGTATGTCAAGTGCTTCTGTTGAAAAACCGTATAGCTTGGGGCAAGCAGCTGAGAAGAATTATGGAGGTGGTATGTATAAGAATGTAACTCCTGCTACACGCCAGAGAGGGGGATGGGGTACGTTTGGCAGTGGAAGTAGTATTAATGAAGGTAATGTGGGAAAATCAACACCGTCTTCCAATGCAGTTGAGAAGAATTCTGGAGTTGAGAAATCAAATAGCTTAGGGCATGCAGTGGAGAAGAATTCTGGAGGTGGTATTTATCGGAATGTAACTCCTGCTACTCGCCGGGGAGGGGGAGGGGGGTGGTCTAACTTTGGCAGTGGAAATAGTTCTAGTGGAGGTAATGTTGGACAATCAGCATCATCTTCCAATGCTAGTAGCAATGCTTCTGGTTTTCACCCTGATGAACGATTTGGATTAGGATCTGGTCAATTGAACTTGAGTGGTACTGCAAAAGCTCCGAGTAAAGAAGCTAGTGATCGTTCGTCAGTGAATCTTGATCGTGCATTTATGGAAAGTCTTGTCCATCCCACGGAAGCTGCTCAATTGTCTGGGGAATCTATGCCTTTAAAAAGTTGTTCTGAAGTCAAGACTCAAGAAAGTACTGATAGTTTACGAGAAACTGAAAATTCTGAATGTCCTATAGAGAAATTTGATCTTTGCCCACCACGGAAATCAAGTGTGATCAAACTGAATGCATCATTAATGTCAACGAATAGGGAGAAGCGTAAAGAAAAGGAACGGTTGAGCAGTGGGCTGCAAGGTGATATTTTGAGATCCGGGATGGTGCTGCTAAAAAACTATCTTTCAATATCAGAACAGGTGCCTCCTTTTCTTAAATTCCCTGGCTTATGTCCTTTCATTAGATTTCCATGGCTTAACCATTATTTTTCTGAAATATCATTTTGTAtgtttatctttgatgaggcgcCGTGTTTTTTTCCTTTGTGGTGTAAAAGAGACACAAACTTGATAGTTCTGTTGATGGGTTGTGAACCTAGGTCATGATCATGAGTACCGCTTATCGATGACTTTACCAACTAAGTTAGTTGACATTTGCTAGGGGCATATGATGCGTTGCAGTGCGTTGAACTTCCCAAGTCTTTCCTCCCTTTATTCATTCACTTTCGCCTATATTGTGCAGGCCAGTATTTTAAAAATTTGCCGAGAACATGGTCTGGTGAATATGGGTTTCTACCAACCGCAATTTGGTGAAGGTGGGAAGATGCATCTGAAATTGATGTGTTTTGGTCAGTTTTGGAATCATGAGACTAACAAATATGAGGAAGTTCGACCAACAGATCATTTAAAACCACCACCTATTCCTCCGAAACTTCTTGAGTTGGTTGATAGAGCAGTCAAGGACTCGCAATCTCTTATTTCTGAACGTGAGAGGGTTAAAAATGTAGAGTCCATACTTCCATCAGTCAAGCCAGATATCTGTCTGGTTAATTATTATTCAAAAACTGGACGTCTTGGGCTACATCAGGTTCGTCATCTCATGTTTTGTTGGATACTTCAATTATTTTACGTCATTATTTGCTGCTTCTCATAAGAGATCTTCCTCTTGTTTATCCCAGGACAAAGACGAGAATCAAGAAAGCCTGGATAAAGGAATACCGGTTGTATCTTTCTCCATCGGCGATTCTGCAGAATTCTTATACAGTGATCAAAGAGATGTTGAAAAGGCAGAAAAAGTCGAATTAAAATCAGGAGATGTTCTAATATTTGGTGGAAAATCCAGACTCATTTTCCATGGTGTTCCTGCAATCATACCCGACACTGCGTCCAAAATGTTACTCGATGAAACAAACTTCCGCTCTGGTCGTTTGAATCTAACCTTCCGACAGCGTTGCTAGAACCTTATTTTCCCGATCACTGGTCAAGGGCTCAAGGCTGTCATCGTTTTGTCTATATATCGGTGTTTTGTGATGTACTATGTTGATGTAAGAAAACATGTCAAGAAAGAAGGCAGCTTTGAGTACTGCAAATTCCTGATGTACTGAAACTGATTTACTTGTTCTGTGATATGCTGCTACTAATGGTATTATAGTCCCTATGTTCATTTTGAACCCTCTCGCCTTTTTCCGTCACATATTTGCGATTGAAGTGTTGTTGAATTCCATATCAGGAGAGTTACACAGCAGAATAGCAAATCAGTTCTCTATTGAACAATTTAAAACAATTGTGATTTGATACTTGAGTCGTATGAGTCGAAAAAACACGTGGTTTATTCAATTATGTATTTTTTCCGCAACTTTTCCATTACACTCTTCtcagaaacaaaaaaaatataagttctttttttctcttcctttcaaaaaTTATTCCGATCTTACGTTATGGACCCATTTGTTACAAATAGTTTGAAGGGAACCCAAAAGCCGAATTTTTAGTTTAGAGCTagcattaaaagaaaaaaaagttcTTGTAAGTTGTATCCACACGACCACACGTATCTTTTGAGATATACTGCATTGTCCGTAtaactaggtttaaacccgtgaaaatTCACAGGTCTGCTTTGTCTATATAATACGGAGTATCATTTTGTATATTGTTTCTAGTTTTGATAGAATATATCATTTTATATAAGTTAAATTGATTGTGATTTGGAgatctttattgtattattatttaaaaatggGCTAATTTTCTACCCTATTTATTTTAGAATATAATAACTCAATAATTGATGACACGGTTTGTTTTGCACTTTTTCATGTTTTGATGTAGAAATATATACGATCTGATGAAAATTATGCCATGTGTGTTCATTTTGAAAGATAACTTTGTCACGTATCTACTCAGCATTATATTAACCTTTACAATTTCTTTCTTCGAAATGTGAGAACAGTCTTATAAAAAAGAGGGATACATCCCGTACAATCAACTACAATTGATAATCGGTTTATAAATCGCGATTCGTTGGTCTTATCGGTTTACCGGTTCGTAAATCACAATGTAGATGGATATATGATACCTTGTACATGAAATTAAGATCAGTCAAATAAAAGCCTTGTATTTAGGCAATGACTTAAATGCATTTATAATACTCAAGAATAACATTTACATATTTGCATGATTTGAATGGAAAATCAAGATTTATGTCCCAATTTTTTTTGTACGTTTTTAGCACAAAATGAACACTTTTATAGTCAATAAATACCACAACAAAATCAACCCTATTAACTTAACTATATATATTGGCTTCAAACCAAAAACATGCAATATCTTTAGCcttaaaaacaattaatgaaaaaaaaaatgaaatctttTAATTCAAAAATTACCACATTTTTCACACAAATATTTGTTCTAATAACTCTCATTTTATTTCATGCAAATTCAGCATTAAAATATAATAACCCTAATAATAATGTTGATAAATTTCTAAATTGTCTTCCCTTACACACTAATGCATCAATACCTATCAACAAAGCCATCTATACTCCAAAAAATGCTTCTTTCCCATCAATTTTGCAAGCATATATAAGAAATCTTCGGTTTAATGTATCGACTACTCCGAAACCTCTAGCCATTATTGCTGCCCTAGACAAGTCTCATGTCAAAGCAACTGTTATTTGTGCTAAGGCAAATGGGTTAGAAATTAGAGTAAGAAGTGGTGGGCATGATTATGAGGGTCTCTCTTATGTATCCCCTAACCCTTTTGTAATACTTGACTTTTTTAACCTTCGGTCTATCGATATTGACCCGGTAAGTCAAACGGGTTGGGTTGAATCCGGGGCAACTCTTGGTGAATTATACTATAATATAGCAAATAAGAGCAATACCCTCGCGTTTCCCGCGGGGGTATGCTTTACTGTTGGAGTTGGTGGACACTTTTCCGGGGGTGGGTATGGTACTTTACTTAGGAAATTCGGGTTAACCGTGGATCATATCGTGGATGCCGAAATTGTGGACCCATTTGGTAGGATTCTTAACCGCGAAACAATGGGGGAGGACTTGTTTTGGGCTATTAGAGGTGGTGGCGCGTCTAGTTTTTGTGTTGTTTTACGATGGAAAATTAAATTAGTTAGGGTTCCTGATACAGTAACGACCTTTCTTGTACAAAAGAAATTAAACGAAAATGCAAGTGACATTTTCTATCAATGGCAACATGTCGCACCTAATATCGACCCTAATTTGTTTGTTAGGGTGCAAGCGCAGGTCGTTAACAAGGTTTTGAGTTTAAGTTTTATAGCTTTGTATTTGGGAAAAGCTAGAGATTTAGTTAATTTGATGGACAATGAATTTCCTCTATTGGGATTAAAACAACAAGATTGTGTAGAACAAAGGTGGGTAGAATCTCATTTATTGTTTAATAATCTTCCTTTAAATACTCCCCTAGACATTTTTCTTAGTAGAATACCATATATGCATCTAACCTATGATAAGCACAAATCGGACTATGTCGAAAAAGCGATCCCTAAGGCGGGTTTAGACAAGTTATGGGAAAAGATGATTGAGTTCGAGAATGTAACAATGCAATTCAATCCATATGGTGGAAAAATGGGTGAAGTTTCGGAGAATGCAACACCGTTTCCTCATAGGAAAGGGAGGCTCTTTAAAATTCAATACCTTGCGTATTGGGCTGATCCGTCACTTGAGGTTCTTCACGGGAATATGAAAGCAATTAGAGAGGTTTACGGGTTTATGACTCAATTTGTGTCGAATAATCCGAGGGAGGCGTTTTTGAACTATAGGGATATTGATATTGGTACTAATGTGAATAATAGTACCGGCTTTGCCTTCGACTTTTTTAAGGGGAACCTCAAGAGGTTGTTGATGGTGAAGGCTAGGGTTGATCCTACAAATTTCTTTAGGAATGAGCAGAGTATTCCTGTTTTGCCTAGTTACACAAATAGGGTCTGAGTATTAGTCTTTTTCCTTACGACTATTTCAAAGCTTTGTACTATTTGTTACACATCACAAggaataataaaaaaaaggtaaacaaataaacaGGAGCAGGAAAGAGTATGTGTTACTTGTAGTCAAAGCTACTTGCCAAACTACAAAGTATTCCTATTTTGCCAAGTAATAAGCTTGAGTTTTAACTTGCATATGTTTCAAAGCTTTGTATTTGATTCTTGGATTTAAAACTACTTGTCAGACTGTTTAATAACATGTTCAAAAGGTTTTGAGAAACGAGGCCTGTACTCGGTCGTTTGTTCTTTTTTGCTAGCCGAATGTTAAATTTGAGTACTATTTGCTATAAAAACTAAATTTTCTATTATATAGGCTCTCAAATTGTCTTATAAAACCGGTCATTTTTACCTTTTATTAAATTAACAACATTTAGAACCTTCGGGTTAAGCCACCTCGATCAGCAGATACACAAAAGGGTAACTAACTTACCAACTTCATTTAATTAAAATAGACTTCCTAAAATAAATGTAATATGTATAAAATataattctcataaaaatataaaatatacttataaaactaataataaaataaatttaatgataaaataattttaaaatgtaattttaatttaaCACATTAACTTTTTTATAACTTAAGCAGTTAAGCCTATTAATATTATTCAGTACGTTTTCcctgtgacggatattccgtcacaagctAGTGACAAGTCAAATATCACCACATAGTAAATAAAATAAAccctaaaacttgggagagacggtcttaCAATAAATTATTGAGAGGGCAGTCTTTCGTAcctttttatttgtatttcgtaacccttttattgttgatcgtgacatagtaatttagtacctatttaaataataaatgtacctattttatctttaatcgtgatttgtacctattttattaacTTTGGTacccactttttcttaaaattataaaatagtctctcaataaatttattaaaagacCGTCTCTCAGGAAACCTActcaacaaacaaaaataaaagtgtCCAAAAAATCACAaatgatttatttttatttattaatataaGATTTATTGACCTGTTACAAGCTTATGACGGACAATCCATAGAATTTGTGATTAACATTACATTGGAAATTGATAATTTTCACCAATATTCAATACGCTACCTGACGTTGACACTTGACACTCTTACCACTTTGCCTCTTACATACTTCTCCAATACACAAATTCTTACttaagacgggcactatccgtcttaagttgtAGACGGATACCGTTTTGTGAGACAAAATGCCCAAATAGAGATAGTGGGaggcacatgggggtgtccccaccttgtcccccataTTCATTTTGTGAGTGTAACTACCCGTTTTAAGATTCGacccgtcttaagcaagacttacTCTCTCCAATAAAACATAATAAAATCCGCCAAAATAAAAGCCCCACTTTTAACCTTTCACTCTTCACACTTTACTCTTTCATTATTTGTTTGAGAGCGATGAATCATGGTGGTCGTGGTAATTCAAGAGGTGGTAAATCGCAGGTTTCATCGCGCCGTAAACCTCCTGGTTTTTCTCCTAATTATCAAAACCATGTAATTAATTTGtcttctctcttctctttttttattgtttttactctAATTCCTCTACTTTTTTTTTTGATAGGCTCTACTTTTGTTTTTAAATAATCACCCGTATATTAGTGTGGTTCTCGTGCAAATGCATAGTTTTTTTAAGTAAGGATGTTATAGCGTTTATAACAATTAAATTACGGTAATTTAACTCCATTTTAAATGTAGTGATAAAATATATCATTGGTAGTATTTCATATTAAGAATGGAAAAATACACCAATAAAATTGTATGTTTTGCTGAAACTATTTTGTCAATATTGCTCCTTACAATAATATTATCTCATTAGGGTAAGATTATTAGTAGTTTTGAGACAAAATTTTGGTAAGTCTTAAGACAACACTCATGAGTTAGTGGCGGAGCCAGCCAGGATTGTAAGGCAGCAGGGGCGAAAGAGAAATATTATAAGGGGGTCtcgaaaaaatttgaaaaatttaactaaaaatttccaAATTTTTAAACTTCAGCGGGGCGGTCCTTCAGCTGGGGCGACCACCCCACCCCTGCTAGCCCCTCTCGCTCCACCATTGCCTATGACTACCAATAATCTACTAAAGTCttaacaaagtcttaagttgagtcttgacTCAATTTAAGACTTTGGGTGAGTTGACTCCACTTTCTGGAAAAGTAAAGTTTGAGGTGAGTCTGATTGATATGTATGGAGTCTGAGCTGAGTctgaaaaataaagaaataataaaagttagtgagAAGCTGATGTGACATAGTTCTAAGACTTTTTTTTAAGACATCTTCGATAAAGTCTTAAGACTTTAAGACTTTAACTTTGGTGAGTCTTACCAATAATCATATCCTTACATCTACTAAAAGTATAACCATTAACTGATGATCTTATAGAGTATAATTAAGTTAAAGATATACTCCGTAGCTAGAAAGAATAAGTTAGTACTCCGTATGTCACAAACTTATAATCTGTCACCTATACCAACTCCTATGGATTATACTTTTTAAAATGAATTAGCAACATTTTTATATGATGCGTTTAGAATAAGTTAGTGTCACAAACTCATAATGTGTCACGACTAGGGCAGAGCACGAATCAGATATCTGATCCAAAatgctagttcggatcggatatccatattagaaatcctgaagttagatatccaatatccaaatcAAATGTTTCGGATATTCAATGTTCGGATATCCAAAATagtcggatcggatgcggatatccatacttttgaatttactttaaaattaagtttcaaacacgattatattcatcgtcttatatgatgattttttttAGTATTCTCGCTtcaatgttctcgacataaaatttaagtaccacctaCATATTTCTCTagtattttaaacattaattaagttgttgtataaaaaaaaattgtattttcttgaaattatactagaaaactatagtttcggatcagatcagatatccaaatgttttaattct
It includes:
- the LOC141591724 gene encoding uncharacterized protein LOC141591724, whose protein sequence is MNRGGRGNSRGGKSQGSWRPKPADSSPNNQTPVRDNDNVSAGGSMSSASVEKPYSLGQAAEKNYGGGMYKNVTPATRQRGGWGTFGSGSSINEGNVGKSTPSSNAVEKNSGVEKSNSLGHAVEKNSGGGIYRNVTPATRRGGGGGWSNFGSGNSSSGGNVGQSASSSNASSNASGFHPDERFGLGSGQLNLSGTAKAPSKEASDRSSVNLDRAFMESLVHPTEAAQLSGESMPLKSCSEVKTQESTDSLRETENSECPIEKFDLCPPRKSSVIKLNASLMSTNREKRKEKERLSSGLQGDILRSGMVLLKNYLSISEQASILKICREHGLVNMGFYQPQFGEGGKMHLKLMCFGQFWNHETNKYEEVRPTDHLKPPPIPPKLLELVDRAVKDSQSLISERERVKNVESILPSVKPDICLVNYYSKTGRLGLHQDKDENQESLDKGIPVVSFSIGDSAEFLYSDQRDVEKAEKVELKSGDVLIFGGKSRLIFHGVPAIIPDTASKMLLDETNFRSGRLNLTFRQRC
- the LOC141589711 gene encoding berberine bridge enzyme-like 8; protein product: MKSFNSKITTFFTQIFVLITLILFHANSALKYNNPNNNVDKFLNCLPLHTNASIPINKAIYTPKNASFPSILQAYIRNLRFNVSTTPKPLAIIAALDKSHVKATVICAKANGLEIRVRSGGHDYEGLSYVSPNPFVILDFFNLRSIDIDPVSQTGWVESGATLGELYYNIANKSNTLAFPAGVCFTVGVGGHFSGGGYGTLLRKFGLTVDHIVDAEIVDPFGRILNRETMGEDLFWAIRGGGASSFCVVLRWKIKLVRVPDTVTTFLVQKKLNENASDIFYQWQHVAPNIDPNLFVRVQAQVVNKVLSLSFIALYLGKARDLVNLMDNEFPLLGLKQQDCVEQRWVESHLLFNNLPLNTPLDIFLSRIPYMHLTYDKHKSDYVEKAIPKAGLDKLWEKMIEFENVTMQFNPYGGKMGEVSENATPFPHRKGRLFKIQYLAYWADPSLEVLHGNMKAIREVYGFMTQFVSNNPREAFLNYRDIDIGTNVNNSTGFAFDFFKGNLKRLLMVKARVDPTNFFRNEQSIPVLPSYTNRV